In Thunnus thynnus chromosome 11, fThuThy2.1, whole genome shotgun sequence, the following proteins share a genomic window:
- the LOC137192557 gene encoding sorting nexin-4-like: MVTPWFQPLGACADESIRCASSADGSSQMMMADSGSNEEVAVIGNTDITSTESENNIINTMVERGTALLRKMEINVAEAEKRMGKNTVNMQETYTVYLIETRPAEAVPDGGTPATPDTLWRRYSEFELLRTYLLVTYPYIIIPPLPEKRAEFVWHKLSADNLDPDFVERRRVGLENFLLRVASHPVLSNDKIFFLFLTEEKGWREAVLETGFQDKVDSRLKSLSASFRVKNPDKRFTALKHYSDELNTVISQLLRVRARVADRLYGVYKVHGNYGRVFSEWSAIEKEMGDGLQSAGHHMDTYAASIDDILEEEEHYADQLKEYLFYTEAVRSVCRKHELIQYELEIAAQDLAYKKQQKEELVTGTVRVFSLKGMTSKLFGQESQEQRESRLAALEQSIQEGEESLKEKNTESQEFVRTAWEDIERFKEQKDKDLREALISYAIMQISMCKKGIQVWSNAKECFNKM; the protein is encoded by the exons ATGGTCACTCCCTGGTTTCAGCCCCTTGGCGCATGCGCAGACGAGTCAATCCGCTGTGCCAGCTCAGCTGACGGCAGCAGCCAGATGATGATGGCAGACTCTGGAAGTAACGAAGAAGTAGCTGTGATCGGTAACACCGACATCACCTCAACGGAATCAGAGAACAACATCATAAACACG ATGGTGGAAAGAGGGACAGCTCTGTTGAGGAAAATGGAGATAAATGTGGCAGAAGCCGAAAAGAGAATGGGGAAGAACACGGTAAACATGCAGGAAACCTATACTGTCTACCTCATAGAAACACG GCCAGCTGAAGCCGTCCCAGATGGGGGTACGCCGGCCACACCTGACACTTTGTGGAGACGTTACAGTGAGTTTGAGCTGCTCAGAACATACCTCCTGGTCACCTACCCCTACATCATTATCCCTCCACTACCAGAGAAAAGA GCAGAGTTCGTGTGGCACAAGCTGTCAGCAGACAACCTTGACCCAGACTTTGTTGAGCGACGGAGAGTCGGCCTGGAAAACTTCCTTTTGCGTGTTGCATCACACCCTGTCCTTTCCAATGACAagatcttcttcctctttctcacaGAG GagaagggatggagggaggcGGTTTTGGAGACTGGTTTCCAAGACAAG GTTGACTCCAGACTAAAGTCCCTGAGTGCCAGTTTCAGAGTCAAGAACCCTGACAA ACGATTCACGGCGCTCAAACACTACAGTGATGAATTGAACACTGTCATCTCTCAACTGCTCAGGGTGCGAGCG AGAGTGGCAGACAGGCTGTATGGAGTTTACAAGGTCCACGGTAACTATGGCAGAGTCTTCAG TGAGTGGAGTGCTATAGAGAAAGAGATGGGAGATGGACTACAGAGTGCCGGCCACCACATGGACAC GTACGCTGCATCAATAGATGACATTCTAGAGGAGGAAGAGCATTATGCAGATCAACTGAAAGAATACCTCTTCTACACTGAGGCTGTTCG gtCAGTATGTAGGAAACATGAGTTGATCCAGTATGAGTTGGAAATAGCAGCTCAGGACCTTGCGTAtaagaaacagcagaaagaagAGCTGGTGACTGGg acGGTGCGTGTATTCTCGCTGAAGGGGATGACCAGTAAACTATTTGGCCAGGAGAGCCAGGAGCAGAGGGAGAGCAGGTTGGCAGCCCTGGAGCAGAGTATCCAGGAGGGAGAGGAATCGCTCAAGGAGAAGAACACAGAGTCCCA AGAGTTTGTGCGAACAGCCTGGGAAGACATCGAACGTTTTAAGGAGCAAAAGGACAAAGATTTGCGCGAAGCACTAATCAGCTATGCCATTATGCAGATCAGCATGTGTAAGAAG GGAATCCAGGTGTGGTCCAATGCAAAGGAGTGTTTCAACAAAATGTGA